A genomic stretch from Erigeron canadensis isolate Cc75 chromosome 9, C_canadensis_v1, whole genome shotgun sequence includes:
- the LOC122583277 gene encoding uncharacterized protein LOC122583277, which yields MDVRMWMCITKGYTPPTVPGDTSSSSGARLVSYEQIDVDKKKDYEAESKALGSLRMALQGEVLHLFEKYDTSKGLWDALKEHCEGDDDLKKSRKDLLKKQYYVFTSFKDETLDETLVRYSHLLVEHAYFGYNLDSEDVIEKLLEALPIKWEGFITSI from the coding sequence ATGGATGTGAGGATGTGGATGTGTATTACTAAGGGTTATACTCCTCCAACAGTACCAGGTGATACTTCAAGTTCGAGCGGTGCTAGGCTTGTTTCTTATGAGCAAATAGATGTCGATAAGAAGAAAGATTATGAAGCTGAAAGCAAGGCATTGGGCTCGCTTCGAATGGCTCTCCAAGGGGAAGTTCTGCATCTGTTTGAAAAGTATGATACATCAAAAGGCCTGtgggatgcactcaaagagCATTGTGAAGGTGACGACGATCTCAAGAAGAGTAGGAAAGACTTGTTGAAGAAGCAGTATTATGTGTTCACTAGCTTCAAAGATGAAACTCTTGAtgagacactggttcgttaTAGTCATCTGCTGGTTGAGCATGCCTACTTTGGGTACAATCTGGATTCAGAAGACGTGATCGAGAAGTTGTTGGAAGCACTTCCTATCAAATGGGAAGGATTTATCACTTCTATCTAA